The DNA segment AGAATTAAAAGAGCAGGGAATTGATTTTTTTCGGATTAACCGAGGGGGAGATATTACGTATCATGGCCCCGGACAGTTGGTAGGCTACCCTATCCTTGACTTAGAGAATTTTTATACTGACATCGGCCGCTATTTAAGGGCGATAGAAGAAGCTATAATTTTATTATTAGATAGTTATGGTATTCATGGGGAGCGTTATCCGGGTTATACCGGAGTCTGGATAGCCCCAAATACCCCACACGCCCGCAAGATATGCGCCATCGGAGTGCGAACGAGCCGCTGGGTTACTATGCACGGATTCGCATTAAACGTGTTTACAGAACTATCTTACTTTCAGAAAATTATACCTTGTGGAATTAAAGACAAGCAAGTTACTTCGTTAGCTTCAGAGCTAAATCAACCAATTGATATTTTTGAACTAAAAGCCAGATTAAAAGCTAATTTTGCCAAACTATTTGGCCCTATCAGCGAACAAAATCCCCACAATAACGTAAAAACTAACCATGACCAAAACCAATTTTAAAGTTTTAACAAACGGTCTTTGCGCTAAATTCTTACGAAGAGCTACCATTACAGCACTTTGGATTTTTGCTACAAGTTTGTGTATCAGCAGATTAGATGCACAACCTGCGAATAAAAGCCTTTCAGTAGCCTTAAAAAATCCAAAAACTACTACAGAACTGTATTTGAATGAACAAACTATCAAAGTGCTTTCTGGCGAAATCGGAAACCTATCAAATCTAAAAGTACTGTATTTAGATTACAACCAGCTACAAGTCTTGCCTGACCAAATGGCAAAACTCTTGAACTTAGAAATCTTATCCGCCCAGTATAACCAATTGAAATCTATGCCAGCCAGCATGAGTGCCTGCAAAAAAATAAAAGAACTGTATATGAGCAGTAACCAATTTGCAGATATTCCAGAATGTGTTTGGGCAATGACAGAACTTATCGAGCTTGACTTTTCGGAAAATAAAATAACAGCAATTTCTCAAAATATTGCTAAACTACAAAAACTGAACGAACTCCATTTTAATAACAATAACGTAGCCAAATTTGAACCAGCAATTTGCAAACTTACAGCCCTAAAAGCACTGTATGCCTCTTACAACAAAATTTCTTCACTTCCCGCAGAAATCGCAACTTTATCCAATATAGAAATCATAGACTTAGCCAATAATGAAATCTCTACGCTCCCAGCAAGTATTGGGAAACTCACTCACGTACAAAAGCTATTTCTAAACAATAACTTACTCAAAAGCATTCCAGATGAAATCGGCACCATGACTGTACTCAAATACCTTGATTTAGATATGAACAACCTATATTCCTTGCCCAAATCAATCGGAAATCTAAAAAACTTAGTGGAGCTAAAAGCCTGCCATAATATGTACTTAAAGTCAGTACCGCCGGAAATCGGAAACTTAACAAACTTAGAAGCACTGTACCTGAATGCAAACGACTTGGAAACTATTCCGGAATCAATCGGTGATTTAACCAACCTACGAGAACTAAACCTAACTTCCAACCGGTTATCAAAACTACCGGCATCTATCGGAAAACTCCAAAATCTATCTAAATTGTATATTCGTGGTAATAATATTGGTTATTCAGAAATTAATCGAATCCAAAAATTGTTACCTAATTGTAGTATTGATCTCATAGAAAAAGACAAAGAACCACAAACAACGGCTGATGATGACTACTGAACCTCAAATAGAAACACCTACTCGGCGCTTAATGTTGGTGATTATGGACGGGTGGGGTATTGCAGAAGATCCAACTGTAAGCGCAATAGACCAAGGGCGTACCCATTTTTATCAAAATGCATTACTCTCATATCCAAACTCTAAGCTGAAAGCCTCAGAACAAGCTGTGGGCTTGCCTCCAGGCCAAATGGGTAATTCCGAAGTAGGCCACCTAAATATTGGAGCAGGAAGAATCATCTATCAGCAACTTGATAAAATACAACGTGCGATTGACTCCGGCGAGTTTATAGAAAACCCTACTATCCAGCGTTTGGTAACATATTGCAAACAAAATCAAGCACCCCTGCACCTAATGGGATTAGTTTCTACCGG comes from the Bacteroidia bacterium genome and includes:
- the lipB gene encoding lipoyl(octanoyl) transferase LipB; this encodes MNKNPNTHIVFQDWGKVPYADAWERQENLLKEIVAIKVANRAEDTAQRTPNYLVFCEHPPVFTLGKSGDSANLLISEQELKEQGIDFFRINRGGDITYHGPGQLVGYPILDLENFYTDIGRYLRAIEEAIILLLDSYGIHGERYPGYTGVWIAPNTPHARKICAIGVRTSRWVTMHGFALNVFTELSYFQKIIPCGIKDKQVTSLASELNQPIDIFELKARLKANFAKLFGPISEQNPHNNVKTNHDQNQF
- a CDS encoding leucine-rich repeat domain-containing protein, which codes for MTKTNFKVLTNGLCAKFLRRATITALWIFATSLCISRLDAQPANKSLSVALKNPKTTTELYLNEQTIKVLSGEIGNLSNLKVLYLDYNQLQVLPDQMAKLLNLEILSAQYNQLKSMPASMSACKKIKELYMSSNQFADIPECVWAMTELIELDFSENKITAISQNIAKLQKLNELHFNNNNVAKFEPAICKLTALKALYASYNKISSLPAEIATLSNIEIIDLANNEISTLPASIGKLTHVQKLFLNNNLLKSIPDEIGTMTVLKYLDLDMNNLYSLPKSIGNLKNLVELKACHNMYLKSVPPEIGNLTNLEALYLNANDLETIPESIGDLTNLRELNLTSNRLSKLPASIGKLQNLSKLYIRGNNIGYSEINRIQKLLPNCSIDLIEKDKEPQTTADDDY